A stretch of the Chiloscyllium plagiosum isolate BGI_BamShark_2017 chromosome 25, ASM401019v2, whole genome shotgun sequence genome encodes the following:
- the LOC122562892 gene encoding gastrula zinc finger protein XlCGF17.1-like produces MEAKTSVCAERPWQCGDCGKEFKYPSHLESHRRSHTGERPFTCSECGKGFIWSSNLLTHQQVHTRERQFICSECGKGFTHSSHLLTHQRVHTGERPFKCSDCGNCYKSSGELMSHQRVHTNEKPFGCCHCGTRFKRSSQLTIHQRVHTGERPFICTVCKKGFIHSSDLVKHQQVHSDERPFKCSDCGKCYKSSGELMSHQRVHTDERPFRCSHCGTGFRRMSNLTVHQRIHTGEKPFTCFKCGKGFTRSSYLLKHQQVHSDERILSVQNEGTSIKILDN; encoded by the coding sequence ATGGAAGCCAAAACCAGTGTTTGTGCTGAGAGACCATGGCAATGTGgagactgtgggaaggaattcaaATATCCATCTCATCTGGAAAGTCATCGACgtagtcacactggggagagaccgttcacctgctctgagtgcgGAAAGGGATTCATTTGGTCATCCAACCTGCTGACACATCAGCAAGTTCACACAAGAGAGAGGCAGTTCATCTGCTCAgaatgtgggaaaggattcactcactcctcccacctgctgacacaccagcgagttcataCCGGGGAGAGACCTTTTAAGTGTTCAGACTGTGGGAATTGCTATAAAAGTTCTGGAGAACTAATgtcccatcaacgtgttcacactaaCGAGAAACCATTCGGGTGCTGTCACTGTGGGACTCGGTTTAAACGATCATCTCAACTCACGATACACCAAcgagttcacactggagagagaccgTTCATCTGCACAGTGTGTAAGAAGGGATTCATTCACTCTTCTGACTTAGTGAAACACCAGCAAGTTCATTCTGAtgagagaccttttaaatgttcaGACTGTGGGAAATGCTATAAAAGTTCTGGAGAACTGATgtcccatcaacgtgttcacactgatgaAAGACCCTTCAGAtgctctcactgtgggactgggttTAGACGAATGTCTAACCTCACTGtacaccagcgaattcacacaggggagaaaccatttacTTGCTTtaagtgtgggaagggattcaccaGATCATCGTATCTGCTGAAGCACCAGCAAGTTCATTCAGACGAGAGAATTTTAAGTGTTCAAAATGAGGGAACTAGTATAAAAATTCTGGATAATTAA